A DNA window from Hydrogenophaga taeniospiralis contains the following coding sequences:
- the mdoH gene encoding glucans biosynthesis glucosyltransferase MdoH gives MSATPSARSLLREERHPNAVTAPPINRGSMVPRPWRGFWNSIGTALLSAASSVLPPRTPATPAVEAPAPMAWERAANLRRGVFVLLTVLSTALAASLFADAQPVHENTWLQTGQLVLFVVLSAWVVTGFVTALMGFWVSLRGDAHTLSAATVRHHPMNPDARTAIIMPICNEDVSTVFAGLRATCESLAGTGHARQFDVFVLSDSYDPAIAAAERGAWEDLRAALAAQPDLPQIEVYYRLRTRRTHRKAGNVADFCRRWGKDYRYMVVLDADSVMSGSCLVSMVKLMEANPRAGIVQTATQAIGHATLHARAQQFASRVTGRLFTLGMQFWQLGESHYWGHNAIIRVEPFMRHCALAPIKGTGGMSGGIMSHDFVEAALMRRAGYHVWLVSDLTGSYEQQPPDLLSELQRDRRWCQGNLQNARLMAEPGIHRVHRTMFAIGAMSYLSAPLWLAFLTFGTALWMSDSSAPSLWHAVPAELRGLWAWTLSMLFLPRVLGLLAVFLKGEQRSFGGAAGLLGSAAVETLLALLQAPIRMLAHSLFVLVAITGLKLEWKSPPREAAGVTWRDATVRLAPMSAVIGLLALGVAAINAEALIWLAPVALPLLLSVPLTVATSHVDLGTWMRSRGVLLIPEESWSPAVLRRAWRHASRLAAA, from the coding sequence ATGAGCGCCACACCGTCGGCGCGCAGCCTGCTGCGCGAGGAACGCCACCCGAACGCCGTCACCGCGCCACCGATCAACCGTGGCTCCATGGTGCCGCGCCCCTGGCGGGGGTTCTGGAACAGCATCGGCACGGCCCTGCTGAGCGCGGCCAGCAGCGTGCTGCCCCCGCGCACGCCCGCCACGCCGGCCGTGGAGGCCCCCGCCCCCATGGCCTGGGAACGGGCCGCCAACCTGCGCCGCGGCGTGTTCGTGCTGCTCACCGTGCTGAGCACGGCGCTGGCGGCCAGCCTGTTCGCCGACGCCCAGCCCGTGCACGAGAACACCTGGCTGCAGACCGGCCAGCTGGTGTTGTTCGTGGTGCTTTCGGCCTGGGTGGTCACGGGCTTCGTGACCGCACTGATGGGCTTCTGGGTCTCGCTGCGCGGCGACGCCCACACGCTCTCGGCCGCCACGGTGCGACACCACCCCATGAACCCCGACGCGCGCACGGCGATCATCATGCCGATCTGTAACGAAGACGTGTCCACCGTGTTCGCCGGTCTGCGCGCCACCTGCGAATCGCTCGCCGGCACCGGCCACGCGCGACAGTTCGACGTGTTCGTGCTCTCCGACAGCTACGACCCGGCCATCGCCGCGGCCGAACGCGGCGCCTGGGAAGACCTGCGCGCCGCACTCGCCGCCCAGCCCGACCTGCCGCAGATCGAGGTGTACTACCGCCTGCGCACGCGCCGCACCCACCGCAAGGCCGGCAACGTGGCCGACTTCTGCCGCCGCTGGGGCAAGGACTACCGCTACATGGTGGTGCTCGACGCCGACAGCGTCATGAGCGGCAGCTGCCTGGTCTCCATGGTCAAGCTGATGGAAGCCAACCCCCGCGCGGGCATCGTGCAGACGGCCACGCAGGCCATCGGCCACGCCACCCTGCACGCACGGGCGCAGCAGTTCGCCTCGCGCGTGACCGGCCGCCTGTTCACGCTGGGCATGCAGTTCTGGCAACTGGGTGAGTCCCACTACTGGGGCCACAACGCCATCATCCGCGTCGAACCCTTCATGCGGCACTGCGCGCTGGCCCCGATCAAGGGCACGGGCGGCATGTCCGGCGGCATCATGAGCCACGACTTCGTGGAAGCCGCGCTGATGCGCCGCGCCGGCTACCACGTCTGGCTGGTCTCCGACCTCACCGGCAGCTACGAACAGCAGCCGCCCGACCTGCTGAGCGAGCTGCAGCGCGACCGTCGCTGGTGCCAGGGCAACCTGCAGAACGCCCGCCTGATGGCCGAGCCCGGCATCCACCGCGTGCACCGCACCATGTTCGCCATTGGCGCCATGTCCTACCTGTCGGCGCCGCTGTGGCTGGCCTTCCTGACCTTCGGCACCGCGCTGTGGATGTCGGACTCCAGCGCGCCGTCGCTCTGGCACGCCGTGCCGGCCGAACTGCGTGGCCTGTGGGCCTGGACCCTGTCCATGCTGTTCCTGCCGCGTGTGCTGGGCCTGCTGGCGGTGTTCCTCAAGGGCGAGCAGAGGTCCTTTGGCGGGGCCGCCGGCCTGCTGGGCAGCGCCGCGGTGGAAACCCTGCTGGCCCTGCTGCAGGCGCCCATCCGCATGCTGGCGCATTCGCTGTTCGTGCTGGTGGCGATCACCGGCCTGAAGCTGGAATGGAAGTCGCCCCCGCGCGAAGCGGCCGGCGTGACCTGGCGCGACGCCACGGTGCGTCTGGCCCCCATGAGCGCCGTGATCGGCCTGCTGGCCCTGGGTGTCGCCGCCATCAACGCCGAGGCGCTGATCTGGCTCGCCCCCGTGGCCCTGCCGCTGCTGCTGTCGGTGCCGCTGACCGTGGCGACCAGCCACGTGGACCTGGGCACCTGGATGCGTTCGCGCGGCGTGCTGTTGATCCCGGAAGAGTCCTGGTCCCCAGCGGTGTTGCGCCGCGCCTGGCGCCACGCCAGCCGGCTGGCCGCGGCTTGA
- a CDS encoding sigma 54-interacting transcriptional regulator, which yields MSQEPGRHATPRARLLVVDDDADMLRLLAMRLGSAGYQVTSVGSAEAALAQLDIERPQLVLSDVRLPGRDGLALFDEIRARHPSLPVILLTAHGTIPDAVEATARGVFTYLTKPYDAKELLDKIAQALALGAPASPSSLADEAWRSEIVSRSNRMADLLAEARMVAQSDASVLLRGDSGTGKEMLARAIHRASPRANKPFIAVNCGAIPEALLESELFGHVKGAFTDAVANHKGLFQAADGGTLLLDEIGDMPPALQVKLLRVLQERAVRPLGSSQSVPVNVRIISATHRDLEVAMASAQFREDLYYRLNVVTLTLPTLAERREDIALLANHFLAKLAAKYGKRSSGFAPEALKALTMAAWPGNVRQLYNVVEQVCALSTTPLVSLALVQRALRTPSVEVLSFADAKQRFEREYLVGLLKMTDGNVADAARLAQRNRTEFYRLLQKHALTPGLFKSDAAPGSAGSGGDAVADE from the coding sequence GTGAGCCAGGAGCCTGGCCGCCATGCCACACCGCGCGCGCGGCTGCTCGTGGTGGACGACGACGCCGACATGCTGCGGCTGCTGGCCATGCGGCTGGGGTCGGCGGGCTACCAGGTCACCTCGGTCGGCTCGGCCGAGGCCGCGCTCGCCCAGCTCGACATCGAACGCCCTCAGCTCGTGCTCTCCGACGTGCGCCTGCCCGGGCGCGACGGCCTGGCGCTGTTCGACGAAATCCGCGCCCGCCACCCGTCGCTGCCGGTCATCCTGCTGACCGCGCACGGCACCATTCCCGACGCGGTGGAAGCCACCGCGCGCGGCGTGTTCACCTACCTCACCAAACCCTACGACGCGAAAGAGCTGCTGGACAAGATCGCCCAGGCGCTGGCGCTGGGCGCCCCGGCCAGCCCGAGTTCGCTCGCTGACGAGGCCTGGCGCAGCGAGATCGTGAGCCGCTCCAACCGCATGGCCGACCTGCTGGCCGAGGCCCGCATGGTGGCGCAGTCCGACGCCAGCGTGCTGCTGCGCGGCGACTCGGGCACCGGCAAGGAAATGCTGGCGCGCGCCATCCACCGGGCCAGCCCACGCGCGAACAAGCCGTTCATCGCGGTCAACTGCGGCGCCATTCCCGAGGCCCTGCTCGAATCCGAGCTGTTCGGGCACGTCAAGGGCGCCTTCACCGACGCCGTGGCCAACCACAAGGGCCTGTTCCAGGCCGCCGACGGCGGCACCCTGCTGCTCGACGAGATCGGGGACATGCCTCCCGCCCTGCAGGTCAAGCTGCTGCGCGTGCTGCAGGAACGCGCGGTGCGCCCCCTGGGGTCGAGCCAGTCGGTGCCGGTGAACGTGCGCATCATTTCGGCCACCCACCGCGACCTGGAAGTCGCCATGGCCTCGGCCCAGTTTCGCGAAGACCTGTATTACCGCCTCAACGTGGTGACGCTGACCCTGCCCACGCTGGCCGAGCGGCGCGAGGACATCGCCCTGCTGGCCAACCATTTCCTGGCCAAGCTGGCCGCCAAATACGGCAAGCGCAGCTCGGGCTTCGCGCCCGAGGCCCTCAAGGCGCTCACCATGGCGGCCTGGCCCGGCAATGTGCGCCAGCTCTACAACGTGGTCGAGCAGGTCTGTGCCCTGTCCACCACGCCCCTGGTCTCGCTGGCTCTGGTGCAGCGCGCGCTGCGCACGCCCTCGGTGGAGGTGCTGAGTTTTGCCGACGCCAAACAGCGCTTCGAGCGCGAATACCTGGTGGGGCTGCTCAAGATGACCGACGGAAACGTGGCCGACGCGGCCCGCCTGGCGCAACGCAACCGCACCGAGTTCTACCGCCTGCTGCAGAAACACGCCCTCACGCCCGGCCTGTTCAAGAGCGACGCGGCGCCCGGGTCCGCGGGTTCCGGCGGTGATGCTGTCGCCGATGAGTGA
- a CDS encoding YaeQ family protein gives MAIKSTIFKAHLQIADIDHGYYADHALTLARHPSETDERMMVRLVALAIHAHELQDTCHGDGTLTFGAGLSDPDDPDVSLTDFTGRKRIWIEVGQPEDKPMAKACSKADAVFVYAFGPAADVWWRGIETKLTRLDKLQVWRLPTEVAPALAGMAERSMQLQATVQEGALTLSSTLGSVHIEPLRWK, from the coding sequence ATGGCCATCAAATCCACCATCTTCAAGGCGCACCTGCAGATCGCCGACATCGACCACGGCTACTACGCCGACCATGCGCTCACCCTGGCCCGCCACCCGAGCGAGACCGACGAACGCATGATGGTGCGGCTGGTGGCGCTGGCCATCCACGCCCACGAACTGCAGGACACCTGCCACGGCGACGGCACCCTGACTTTCGGCGCCGGTCTGTCGGACCCGGACGACCCGGACGTGTCACTGACCGATTTCACCGGCCGCAAGCGCATCTGGATCGAAGTGGGCCAGCCCGAAGACAAACCCATGGCCAAGGCCTGCAGCAAGGCCGACGCGGTGTTCGTCTACGCCTTCGGCCCGGCGGCCGACGTGTGGTGGCGCGGCATCGAAACCAAGCTGACCCGGCTGGACAAGCTGCAGGTCTGGCGCCTGCCCACCGAAGTGGCGCCCGCCCTGGCGGGCATGGCCGAGCGCAGCATGCAGCTGCAGGCCACGGTGCAGGAGGGCGCGCTCACCCTCAGCAGCACGCTGGGCAGCGTGCACATCGAGCCGCTGCGCTGGAAGTGA
- a CDS encoding class I SAM-dependent methyltransferase, translating to MCTAPGSRAFLEVGGRHYRRCEHCHCTFVRPDQRPSAEAELAEYRRHHNDAQDPGYRRHLAQLATPLLQRLPPAQSGLDYGCGPGPALAGMLREAGHAVALYDPFFQPDAGALAQRYDFITCTEVAEHFHHPADEFLRLNRLLRPGGWLGLMTRFQTDDARFAQWHYRRDPTHVVFYREATLRWLAEHHGWACEIPAPNVALMYKPVL from the coding sequence GTGTGCACAGCCCCCGGCAGCCGAGCGTTCCTGGAAGTCGGCGGGCGGCACTACCGGCGCTGCGAGCACTGCCACTGCACCTTCGTGCGACCGGACCAGCGACCCAGCGCCGAGGCCGAGCTGGCCGAATACCGGCGGCACCACAACGATGCGCAGGACCCGGGCTACCGGCGCCATCTGGCACAGCTGGCCACCCCGCTGCTGCAGCGCCTGCCGCCGGCGCAGAGCGGCCTGGACTATGGCTGTGGCCCCGGCCCGGCGCTGGCCGGCATGTTGCGCGAGGCCGGCCACGCGGTGGCCTTGTACGACCCGTTTTTCCAGCCGGACGCCGGGGCGCTGGCACAGCGCTACGACTTCATCACCTGCACCGAGGTGGCCGAGCACTTCCACCACCCGGCCGACGAATTCCTCCGCCTGAACCGCCTGCTCAGGCCCGGCGGCTGGCTCGGGCTGATGACGCGTTTCCAGACCGATGACGCGCGTTTTGCCCAATGGCACTACCGGCGCGACCCGACCCACGTGGTGTTCTACCGCGAGGCCACGCTGCGCTGGCTGGCCGAGCACCACGGCTGGGCCTGCGAGATCCCGGCGCCCAACGTGGCCCTGATGTACAAACCGGTGCTTTGA
- a CDS encoding sensor histidine kinase translates to MKTLRFSFQQLLLVAFLLIGALLGAAALRALFSLESLMAQSRESAAQAIALSTAAQSLSERSLTMERAARQSLVLRDNQLRKRFDEAAGNARDILHRLEDNELPPEFSTPWREQLTHIAGLLDGEPETALERERDVALAFRELDGHSTVIAQKVQTIIGNRNDALQAGFETSRQQLTQQVVGSIGLAAVMALAFGVWLARPFQRLEKAIVGLGENRLDTPIDIQGPSDVRRVSQQLDWLRLRLTELDADKARFLRHISHELKTPLASLHEGVAVLGDGVAGALNTSQAEVVNILQHNTQLLQHQIEALLRFNAAAFEARQLKREHTNLLVLLEDQVDAQRLHWQAHQLTVEVEGEPVFLHIDREKIASAVGNLLSNAIRYSPHGGRIQLRLLDLPGRASIDIADQGPGVAEVDRDRIFEPFYRGERQPLDAVRGTGIGLSIVHEYILAHGGRIELLPYRNGAHFRIELPHAT, encoded by the coding sequence GTGAAAACGCTGCGCTTCTCATTCCAGCAACTGCTGCTGGTGGCCTTTCTGCTGATTGGCGCCCTGCTGGGTGCGGCCGCCCTTCGGGCCCTGTTTTCGCTCGAAAGCCTGATGGCTCAGAGCCGCGAGAGCGCGGCGCAGGCGATCGCCCTGTCCACGGCGGCGCAGTCGCTGAGCGAACGCAGCCTGACCATGGAGCGCGCGGCGCGCCAGTCGCTGGTGCTGCGCGACAACCAGCTGCGCAAGCGTTTCGACGAGGCCGCGGGCAACGCCCGGGACATCCTGCACCGGCTGGAAGACAACGAGCTGCCGCCCGAGTTCTCGACCCCCTGGCGCGAACAGCTCACCCACATCGCGGGGCTGCTCGATGGTGAGCCCGAGACCGCACTGGAGCGCGAGCGCGACGTGGCACTGGCCTTTCGGGAGCTCGACGGCCACAGCACGGTGATCGCACAAAAGGTGCAGACCATCATCGGCAACCGCAACGACGCGCTGCAGGCCGGCTTCGAAACCAGCCGCCAACAGCTCACCCAGCAGGTGGTGGGCTCCATCGGCCTGGCGGCGGTGATGGCGCTGGCCTTTGGCGTCTGGCTGGCGCGGCCATTCCAGCGGCTGGAGAAGGCCATCGTCGGCCTGGGGGAGAACCGGCTGGACACGCCGATCGACATCCAGGGGCCGTCGGACGTGCGCCGCGTGAGCCAGCAGCTCGACTGGCTGCGCCTGCGTCTGACCGAACTCGACGCCGACAAGGCGCGCTTTCTGCGCCACATCTCCCACGAACTCAAGACACCGCTGGCCTCGCTGCACGAGGGCGTGGCGGTGCTGGGCGACGGCGTGGCCGGCGCGCTGAACACCAGCCAGGCCGAGGTTGTGAACATCCTGCAGCACAACACGCAGTTGCTGCAGCACCAGATCGAGGCCCTGCTGCGCTTCAACGCGGCGGCCTTCGAAGCGCGCCAGCTCAAACGGGAACACACCAATCTGCTGGTGCTGTTGGAGGACCAGGTCGACGCCCAGCGCCTGCACTGGCAAGCCCACCAGCTCACGGTGGAGGTGGAGGGCGAGCCGGTGTTCCTGCACATCGACCGCGAAAAGATCGCCTCCGCGGTGGGCAACCTGCTGTCCAACGCCATCCGCTATTCGCCCCACGGCGGGCGTATCCAGCTGCGGCTGCTGGACCTGCCGGGCCGGGCCTCGATCGACATCGCCGACCAGGGCCCCGGCGTGGCGGAGGTGGACCGCGACCGCATCTTCGAGCCCTTCTACCGGGGCGAGCGTCAGCCGCTGGACGCCGTGCGCGGCACCGGCATCGGCCTGTCCATCGTGCACGAGTACATTCTGGCCCACGGTGGTCGCATCGAATTGCTGCCTTACCGCAACGGCGCCCACTTCCGCATCGAGCTTCCCCATGCCACCTGA
- the miaB gene encoding tRNA (N6-isopentenyl adenosine(37)-C2)-methylthiotransferase MiaB, whose protein sequence is MSKKVFIKTFGCQMNEYDSDKMADVLGAAQGYEQTQDVEEADLILFNTCSVREKAQEKVFSDLGRVQHLKKKGVLIGVGGCVASQEGAEIIKRAPYVDVVFGPQTLHRLPELLNQRERQSLPQVDISFPEIEKFDHLPPARVDGASAFVSIMEGCSKYCSYCVVPYTRGEEVSRPFEDVLVEIAGLADQGVREVNLLGQNVNAYRGKMGDTAEIADFALLLEYVADIPGIERIRYTTSHPNEFTPRLIEAYGKIPKLANHLHLPVQHGSDRILMAMKRGYTAMEYKSTVRKLRAIRPDIAMSSDFIVGFPGETEDDFQKMMKLITDVGFDTSFSFIFSPRPGTPAANLPDDTPHDVKLKRLQHLQATIEDNVRRISASRQGTVQRILVEGPSRKSTPEAPELMGRTECNRVVNFDAGPNAARLVGQMIDLRITEAFPHSLRGEVA, encoded by the coding sequence ATGAGCAAAAAAGTCTTCATCAAAACCTTCGGCTGCCAGATGAACGAGTACGACTCGGACAAGATGGCCGACGTGCTGGGCGCGGCCCAGGGCTACGAGCAGACCCAGGACGTCGAAGAAGCCGACCTGATCCTGTTCAACACCTGCTCGGTGCGCGAGAAGGCGCAGGAAAAGGTGTTTTCCGACCTCGGCCGCGTACAGCACCTGAAGAAAAAAGGCGTTCTGATCGGCGTGGGGGGCTGCGTCGCCAGCCAGGAAGGCGCCGAGATCATCAAGCGCGCGCCCTATGTGGACGTGGTGTTCGGCCCGCAGACCCTGCACCGCCTGCCCGAGCTGCTGAACCAGCGCGAGCGCCAGTCGCTGCCGCAGGTGGACATCAGCTTTCCCGAGATCGAGAAGTTCGACCACCTGCCGCCCGCGCGCGTGGACGGCGCGTCCGCCTTCGTCTCCATCATGGAAGGCTGCTCCAAATACTGCAGCTACTGCGTGGTGCCCTACACGCGCGGTGAAGAGGTGAGCCGGCCGTTCGAGGACGTGCTGGTGGAGATCGCCGGCCTGGCCGACCAGGGCGTGCGCGAGGTCAACCTGCTGGGCCAGAACGTTAACGCCTACCGCGGCAAGATGGGCGACACCGCCGAGATCGCCGACTTCGCCCTGCTGCTCGAATACGTGGCCGACATCCCCGGCATCGAGCGCATCCGCTACACCACCAGCCACCCCAACGAGTTCACGCCGCGCCTGATCGAGGCCTACGGCAAGATCCCCAAGCTCGCCAACCACCTGCACCTGCCGGTGCAACACGGCAGCGACCGCATCCTCATGGCCATGAAACGCGGCTACACGGCCATGGAATACAAGAGCACGGTGCGCAAGCTGCGCGCGATCCGGCCCGACATCGCCATGAGCAGCGACTTCATCGTCGGCTTCCCCGGCGAAACCGAAGACGACTTCCAGAAGATGATGAAGCTCATCACCGACGTGGGGTTCGACACCAGCTTCAGCTTCATCTTCAGCCCGCGCCCGGGCACGCCTGCGGCCAACCTGCCCGACGACACACCGCACGACGTGAAGCTCAAGCGCCTGCAGCACCTGCAGGCCACGATCGAGGACAACGTGCGCCGCATCAGCGCCAGCCGCCAGGGCACGGTGCAGCGCATCCTGGTCGAAGGCCCGTCGCGCAAATCCACCCCCGAGGCGCCCGAGCTCATGGGCCGCACCGAGTGCAACCGGGTGGTGAACTTCGACGCCGGTCCGAACGCCGCACGTCTGGTGGGCCAGATGATCGACCTGCGCATCACCGAAGCCTTCCCGCACTCGCTGCGCGGCGAGGTGGCATGA
- a CDS encoding glucan biosynthesis protein G, which yields MPLDIHPIPTRRRLSARNTLGALLFMLAGACAHAQRINWDSLTVLAQTRAQKPFQSNGDKLPADLAALDYDQVRDIRFRPDRGTWRAEALPFEAQYFHLGLYQTAPVRIHEIAPDGTVRHLPYRSEDFHFGHNTLDTKAWGDLGHAGFRVHYPLNSTAYKDELIVFQGASYFRALGMDQQYGLSARGLAIDTVGGSGEEFPRFTEFWLVRPTPDAKELTIYALLESPRSTGAYRFVVRPGTETVTTVTARVFLRQGAGPVATLGLAPLTSMFLSGENQPMPGDFRPEVHDSDGLMMVTGEGEWLWRPLQRPKSPAVSSFTMSNPRGFGLMQRDRNFASFQDVEARYERRPSAWVKPLGDWGPGRVELMQLPTPDETHDNIVAYWVPARLPAPGQPLEWAYELHWQGETQQRPPSSWVTQTRRGYGYTKLSAAEQIGQPQYVIDFAGPALDALPADAPVRAVVSSNANGRVLEQLAYPNPATRSWRVTLRVQRIDPAQPVELRAFLQHNNDTVSETWTHLLLPE from the coding sequence ATGCCCCTGGATATTCACCCGATTCCCACCCGTCGACGCCTGAGCGCGCGCAACACCCTGGGCGCCCTGTTGTTCATGCTGGCCGGGGCTTGCGCCCATGCCCAACGCATCAACTGGGACAGCCTGACCGTGTTGGCCCAGACCCGCGCCCAGAAACCCTTTCAGTCAAATGGCGACAAGCTGCCCGCCGACCTCGCCGCCCTGGACTACGACCAGGTGCGCGACATCCGGTTCCGGCCCGACCGAGGAACCTGGCGCGCCGAAGCATTGCCCTTCGAGGCCCAGTATTTCCACCTCGGCCTGTACCAGACCGCCCCGGTGCGCATCCACGAAATCGCGCCCGACGGCACGGTGCGTCACCTGCCCTACCGCAGCGAAGACTTCCACTTCGGCCACAACACCCTCGACACCAAGGCCTGGGGCGACCTCGGCCACGCCGGTTTTCGCGTGCACTACCCGCTGAATTCGACCGCCTACAAGGACGAACTGATCGTGTTCCAGGGCGCGAGCTACTTCCGCGCCCTGGGTATGGACCAGCAGTACGGCCTGTCGGCCCGCGGCCTGGCCATCGACACGGTGGGCGGCAGCGGCGAGGAGTTCCCGCGTTTCACCGAGTTCTGGCTGGTGCGCCCGACGCCAGACGCCAAGGAACTGACGATCTACGCGCTGTTGGAATCGCCGCGCAGCACCGGTGCCTACCGCTTCGTGGTGCGCCCGGGCACGGAAACCGTCACCACCGTGACCGCCCGGGTGTTCCTGCGCCAGGGTGCGGGCCCGGTGGCCACGCTGGGTCTGGCGCCGCTGACCAGTATGTTCCTCTCGGGTGAAAACCAGCCCATGCCCGGCGACTTCCGCCCCGAGGTGCACGACTCCGACGGCCTGATGATGGTCACGGGCGAGGGCGAGTGGCTCTGGCGCCCGCTGCAGCGCCCCAAGTCGCCGGCGGTGAGCTCCTTCACCATGAGCAACCCGCGCGGCTTCGGCCTGATGCAGCGCGACCGCAACTTCGCCAGCTTCCAGGACGTGGAGGCCCGCTACGAGCGCCGCCCCAGCGCCTGGGTCAAACCCCTGGGTGACTGGGGCCCCGGCCGGGTCGAACTGATGCAACTGCCCACGCCCGACGAGACACACGACAACATCGTGGCGTACTGGGTGCCGGCCCGCCTGCCCGCGCCCGGGCAACCGCTGGAATGGGCCTACGAACTGCACTGGCAGGGCGAGACGCAGCAGCGCCCACCCTCGTCCTGGGTCACGCAGACCCGCCGCGGCTACGGCTACACCAAGCTCAGCGCGGCCGAGCAGATCGGCCAGCCGCAGTACGTGATCGACTTCGCCGGCCCCGCCCTGGACGCCCTGCCCGCCGACGCGCCGGTGCGCGCCGTGGTGAGCAGCAACGCCAACGGCCGGGTGCTCGAACAGCTGGCCTACCCCAACCCCGCCACGCGCAGCTGGCGCGTGACCCTGCGCGTGCAGCGCATCGACCCGGCCCAGCCGGTCGAGCTGCGCGCCTTTCTCCAACACAACAACGACACCGTGAGCGAAACATGGACACATCTACTGCTTCCCGAATGA
- the ffh gene encoding signal recognition particle protein: MASALSDRLSRIVKEMRGQARITEANVTDMLREVRMALLEADVALPVVRDFIARVKEKALGQEVVGSLTPGQVLVSVVNRELAATMGDGVADINLAAQPPAVILMAGLQGAGKTTTTAKLAKHLIEKRKKKVLTVSGDVYRPAAIEQLKTVTAQAGAEWFPSTPDQKPVDIARAAIDYARKHYFDVLLVDTAGRLAIDEALMREIQELHAVLKPVETLFVVDAMQGQDAINTAKAFSAALPLTGIVLTKLDGDSRGGAALSVRQVTGAPIKFAGVSEKLDGLEVFDAERHAGRILGMGDILALVEQVTAGVDMAAAQKLAAKVKSGEGFDLNDFLDQIRQMKQMGGLSSFMDKLPSAMAAKASEADLSRAEKDIKRKEGIICSMTLKERSRPEIIKATRKRRIAAGAGVHVQEVNRLLKEFEQMQGMMKKMKGGGLMKMMKRMGGMKGMPKLPGMG, encoded by the coding sequence ATGGCATCAGCCCTCTCCGACCGTCTCTCACGCATCGTCAAGGAAATGCGCGGCCAGGCCCGCATCACCGAGGCCAATGTCACCGACATGCTGCGCGAGGTGCGCATGGCCCTGCTGGAGGCCGACGTGGCCCTGCCCGTGGTGCGCGACTTCATCGCCCGCGTGAAGGAAAAAGCGCTGGGCCAGGAGGTGGTGGGCTCGCTCACGCCGGGCCAGGTGCTGGTGAGCGTGGTCAACCGCGAGCTCGCGGCCACCATGGGCGACGGCGTGGCTGACATCAACCTCGCGGCGCAGCCGCCCGCTGTCATCCTGATGGCCGGCCTGCAGGGTGCCGGTAAAACCACCACCACCGCCAAGCTGGCCAAGCACCTGATCGAGAAGCGCAAGAAGAAGGTGCTCACGGTCTCGGGCGACGTCTACCGCCCTGCCGCGATCGAGCAGCTCAAGACCGTGACCGCGCAGGCCGGGGCCGAGTGGTTTCCCAGCACGCCCGATCAGAAGCCGGTGGACATTGCGCGCGCCGCCATCGACTACGCGCGCAAGCACTATTTCGATGTGCTGCTGGTGGACACGGCCGGCCGCCTCGCCATCGACGAAGCGCTGATGCGCGAGATCCAGGAGCTGCACGCGGTGCTAAAGCCGGTGGAGACCCTGTTCGTGGTGGACGCGATGCAGGGCCAGGACGCGATCAACACCGCCAAGGCCTTCAGCGCCGCGCTGCCGCTGACCGGCATCGTGCTCACCAAGCTCGACGGCGACTCGCGCGGAGGCGCGGCGCTGTCGGTGCGGCAGGTGACGGGGGCGCCGATCAAGTTTGCCGGCGTGTCCGAAAAGCTCGATGGCCTGGAGGTGTTCGACGCCGAGCGCCACGCCGGGCGCATCCTGGGCATGGGCGACATCCTCGCGCTGGTGGAGCAGGTCACGGCTGGGGTCGACATGGCCGCGGCCCAGAAGCTGGCGGCCAAGGTCAAGAGCGGGGAAGGCTTCGATCTGAACGACTTCCTGGACCAGATCCGCCAGATGAAGCAGATGGGCGGACTCTCCAGTTTCATGGACAAGCTGCCCAGCGCGATGGCGGCCAAGGCCAGCGAGGCCGATCTGAGCCGTGCCGAAAAGGACATCAAGCGCAAGGAAGGCATCATCTGCAGCATGACGCTCAAGGAGCGCAGCCGCCCCGAGATCATCAAGGCCACGCGCAAGCGCCGCATCGCCGCCGGTGCGGGCGTGCATGTGCAGGAGGTCAACCGGCTGCTCAAGGAATTCGAGCAGATGCAGGGCATGATGAAAAAGATGAAGGGTGGCGGCCTCATGAAGATGATGAAGCGCATGGGCGGCATGAAAGGCATGCCCAAGTTGCCCGGCATGGGTTGA
- a CDS encoding high-potential iron-sulfur protein, with protein MTTRRRFMFMIPASGAVLAAACSDQATPPPAATPEAAPAAPPAAPMAPQEEPVPATPPEAGAGPMLDEADAAAVALGYVVDTARADKTKYPKHAADQTCSNCALYQGTAGADAGPCPLFPGKQVAAQGWCSSYVKKPA; from the coding sequence ATGACCACGCGCCGCCGATTCATGTTCATGATTCCCGCTTCAGGAGCCGTGCTGGCCGCGGCCTGTTCGGACCAGGCCACGCCGCCACCCGCCGCCACGCCCGAGGCGGCGCCAGCCGCCCCTCCCGCAGCGCCGATGGCGCCCCAGGAGGAGCCCGTACCAGCCACCCCGCCCGAAGCCGGGGCCGGCCCGATGCTCGACGAGGCCGACGCCGCGGCCGTGGCACTGGGCTACGTCGTGGACACCGCCCGTGCCGACAAGACCAAGTACCCCAAACACGCCGCCGACCAGACCTGCTCCAACTGCGCGCTGTACCAGGGCACGGCCGGCGCGGACGCCGGACCTTGCCCGCTGTTCCCGGGCAAACAGGTCGCCGCCCAGGGCTGGTGCTCGTCCTATGTGAAAAAACCGGCCTGA